The Chryseobacterium aureum genome contains a region encoding:
- a CDS encoding porin family protein, with amino-acid sequence MKQQFFALSAFLGCIFCTIETKAQQTPAFHIGVKGGASFTKTPMESSSLEGKYGFGYQAGVMTRLDIGKLYVQGEALFNKRKTTYQSPEGNSSKLSWNAIDIPVVAGYKLIKTDDFNVRIFAGGVYSYAFNSNLSTSQALQEGFKKFDKSNIGVTGGVGLDYKNFTVDVRYETSLTSISKEFKAKPHSFSLGIGYFLF; translated from the coding sequence ATGAAGCAGCAATTTTTTGCTCTGAGTGCATTTTTAGGATGCATTTTTTGCACCATCGAAACCAAAGCACAGCAGACACCGGCTTTTCACATTGGAGTAAAGGGAGGGGCCAGCTTTACAAAAACCCCCATGGAATCTTCTTCTCTGGAAGGGAAGTACGGATTCGGTTATCAGGCAGGGGTAATGACAAGGCTGGACATCGGAAAACTGTATGTGCAGGGAGAAGCCCTGTTCAACAAAAGAAAAACAACCTACCAGTCCCCAGAAGGAAACTCTTCAAAACTTTCCTGGAACGCTATTGACATTCCTGTAGTAGCAGGATATAAGCTGATTAAAACCGATGATTTCAATGTAAGAATATTCGCAGGAGGGGTTTACAGCTATGCTTTCAACAGCAACCTTTCTACATCTCAGGCCCTGCAGGAGGGATTTAAGAAGTTTGACAAATCCAATATCGGTGTTACGGGAGGAGTAGGATTGGATTATAAAAACTTCACCGTAGATGTGAGATATGAGACCAGTCTTACCAGTATCAGTAAAGAATTTAAGGCTAAACCCCATAGTTTTTCCCTCGGAATAGGCTATTTCCTGTTCTGA